One genomic window of Haliotis asinina isolate JCU_RB_2024 chromosome 4, JCU_Hal_asi_v2, whole genome shotgun sequence includes the following:
- the LOC137281735 gene encoding serine/threonine-protein phosphatase 6 regulatory ankyrin repeat subunit B-like isoform X2, translated as MEEDQTTTDDSDTEIRECTPEHRRKHYNLDTSSSEEYLELAGIASENPQGANEGAGTEIGECTPAECRTDSDVATSSGMEDAGNMAVTEDSADEFSDSTNEDEGDGIRDISQLGAGAVGVKFQTAHQESYQLVGKVAQYNLIQVQQQFGDVTVKGGKNLNIGGTQNVGTTLTKQEEEKPLTAAQKIRKRTTSRIQSWIKDMVETDALKKVKEKLDRGATWVTITGRPGEGKSTTAYMALQDQRNQGRQVYQVVSPEEFNEVIMACSNPVILLDDIFGDLEFVAAEWMKWRPSLRPILDVKHPDEDPDEVSMGISTKTEKVSERTEADQTQVKQSNPNKNKTIIILVGRDYVLKSSLADLGRMADYISSPQYVVKVSSQRDSYERRKIWRVHAEAKNINFKESVVSQICGTDCPHGFPHVCKMFVTAYQKDWTQFPPETFFQAPIAFLYETLNKLLKDEEKRSLFMAMIKRDGKISGQEMEEDDSLGYKHRDVADDLVGSYLRKEDDTFMFDHPSIYDSVSFILSTKQLKFVIENCSLSFINQRLRLALPRERKQNIAGEEDLVANIPWTYARHLVRRFASEINRGNLLHVLSHQACCNSDFVHLLMDCLKTQFHMCASDIVKLSDELTNQSFCELLSSNKSDHLLKYIMEKENISFTPDEGRDILLGVCENAACSVLKYISGHMELDVNARYGEEKRTPLMLAAETRDSLFVNQIMSLDPDLNARDSLGVSVFYYLCENGLTLSVERVLDMGVEVNEDQGLHHELPLYIAIQKGHLEVVKLLVNRGCDVDNQKGLRCAVVSMNSNMVLFFLNRRVEVDSTVVCRACAAGDLNIVKMVFGKGATVNMVSHDGDTPLHSACQGNSTVVAYLLKKGARVNQASDDTGDTPLHRAAMWGSTECADVLLKAGADVNVQNNTGDTPLHRAAKWECTECADVLLKAGADVNAQDNTGDTPLHAAAGTTSTECVDVLLKAGAGVNIQNNAGDAPLHAAADQGFIEFVDVLQKVGTDVIVQNNTGDTTLHAASERRSTVYLDALLKAGADVHIQNDTGDTPLHAASENKFTECVDALLKAGADVHIQNDTGDTPLHTAAAEWGSTECVDLLLKAGAAVNVQNDRDDTPLHAAAWCGSGESVDALLKAGADVNMQNDTGDTPLHRAASASASEAWWRSTECVDVLLKAGADVNVQNDTGDTPLHVAAGWQSTGRLDVLLKAGADVNVQNNTGYTPLHRAAEGISAQCVSVLLKAGADVNVQNKTGDTPLHTAAWCRSTHSIDVLLKAGADVNVQNNTGNTPLHRAAANTSTHCVEVLLKARADVNVQNNTGDTPLHRATARTSIECVGVLQTDAADVNVQNNTGDTTLHRAAARTSTECVDVLLTDAAYVTVQHNTGDTPVHMAEWGFTKCVDMLLKAGADVNVQNNSGQKPLH; from the exons TCGCACAATACAACCTTATACAAGTACAGCAGCAATTCGGAGATGTGACAGTGAAGGGCGGCAAGAATCTGAACATCGGTGGAACTCAGAATGTCGGTACAACTCTGACCAAGCAGGAAGAGGAGAAACCACTGACTGCAGCACAGAAGATCAGGA AAAGGACAACATCCAGGATACAGTCATGGATCAAAGACATGGTGGAGACAGACGCCCTCAAGAAAGTGAAAGAAAAGCTGGACAGAGGTGCAACATGGGTGACAATTACTGGAAGACCAGGAGAGGGGAAGTCCACAACCGCCTACATGGCCCTCCAAGACCAGCGCAATCAGGGGAGACAAGTATACCAAGTGGTGTCACCAGAAGAGTTCAATGAGGTCATAATGGCCTGCTCGAATCCTGTCATCCTGTTGGATGACATATTTGGTGATCTAGAATTCGTGGCTGCAGAATGGATGAAATGGAGACCAAGTCTCCGACCTATTCTGGATGTGAAGCATCCTGATGAAGATCCTGATGAAGTTTCTATGGGCATTTCGACCAAAACTGAAAAGGTTTCAGAGAGGACAGAAGCTGATCAAACACAAGTTAAACAATCAaatccaaacaaaaacaaaactatcATTATTCTCGTTGGTCGTGACTACGTGCTGAAATCCTCATTGGCAGACTTGGGAAGGATGGCAGATTATATTTCCAGTCCCCAGTACGTAGTGAAAGTTTCCTCACAGAGAGACTCTTACGAGCGAAGGAAGATATGGCGTGTTCATGCTGAAGCAAAAAACATAAACTTTAAAGAGTCAGTTGTGTCTCAAATATGTGGGACAGACTGTCCACACGGCTTCCCTCATGTATGTAAAATGTTTGTCACAGCATATCAAAAGGATTGGACTCAATTTCCCCCAGAAACATTTTTTCAAGCGCCCATTGCTTTTCTCTATGAAACTTTGAATAAACTTTTGAAAGATGAGGAAAAGCGTTCATTGTTCATGGCAATGATTAAAAGAGATGGGAAGATTAGTGGACAAGAAATGGAGGAGGATGACAGCCTCGGTTATAAACACAGAGACGTTGCTGATGACTTGGTTGGATCTTACCTCAGAAAGGAGGATGACACCTTCATGTTTGATCACCCATCTATATATGACAGTGTTTCCTTTATTCTCAGTACAAAACAATTGAAGTTTGTTATTGAAAATTGTAGTCTATCCTTTATAAATCAGCGACTTCGTCTTGCACTCCCAAGAGAAAGAAAGCAAAACATTGCTGGTGAGGAAGATCTTGTTGCAAATATCCCATGGACATATGCTAGACATTTAGTCAGAAGATTTGCGAGTGAAATAAACAGGGGGAATTTATTACATGTCTTATCCCACCAGGCATGTTGTAATTCAGACTTTGTTCACTTACTAATGGACTGCCTAAAGACACAGTTTCACATGTGTGCATctgacattgtgaaattgagTGATGAGTTAACCAATCAGTCATTTTGTGAATTACTTTCCAGCAACAAGTCAGATCATCTCCTGAAATATATTATggagaaagaaaatatatccTTCACCCCGGATGAAGGGAGGGACATTTTACTGGGTGTGTGCGAGAATGCTGCATGCAGTGTACTGAAATACATCAGTGGACATATGGAACTTGATGTAAATGCTAGGTACGGTGAGGAGAAACGGACTCCGCTTATGTTAGCAGCAGAAACCAGAGACAGCCTGTTTGTCAATCAGATTATGTCTCTTGACCCTGACCTGAATGCAAGAGACTCGTTAGGTGTAAGCGTGTTTTATTATCTTTGTGAAAATGGCCTTACACTATCCGTGGAGCGTGTGCTTGACATGGGAGTGGAGGTTAATGAGGATCAAGGATTACACCACGAACTCCCTCTATACATTGCCATACAGAAAGGTCACTTAGAGGTGGTGAAGCTGTTGGTTAACAGAGGGTGTGACGTAGATAACCAGAAAGGTCTTCGATGTGCTGTTGTAAGCATGAACTCGAACATGGTGCTGTTCTTTTTAAACAGAAGAGTAGAGGTGGACAGTACTGTTGTGTGCAGAGCTTGTGCAGCTGGGGACTTGAACATAGTGAAGATGGTATTTGGGAAGGGAGCTACTGTTAATATGGTGTCACATGATGGAGATACTCCACTTCACAGCGCATGTCAAGGGAATTCTACTGTTGTTGCATATTTGCTGAAGAAAGGAGCAAGAGTCAATCAAGCTTCAGATGATAcgggtgacacaccacttcatagagcagcaaTGTGGGGATCGACAGAGTGTGCtgatgtgttgctgaaggctggagctgatgtcaatgtacagaataacacaggtgacacaccacttcatagagcagcaaAGTGGGAATGTACAGAGTGtgctgatgtgttactgaaggctggagctgatgtcaATGCACAggataatacaggtgacacaccacttcatgcAGCAGCAGGAACCAcatctacagagtgtgttgatgtgttgctgaaggctggagctggtGTCAATATACAGAACAATGCAGGTGACGCACCACTTCATGCAGCAGCAGACCAGGGATTTATTGAGTTTGTTGATGTGTTACAGAAGGTTGGAACTGATGTCattgtacagaataatacaggtgacacaacaCTTCATGCAGCATCAGAGAGGAGATCTACAGTGTATCTTGATGCGTtgctgaaggctggagctgatgttcatATACAGAatgatacaggtgacacaccacttcatgcAGCATCAGAAAACAAATTTACAGAGTGCGTTGATGCGTtgctgaaggctggagctgatgttcatATACAGAATGATACAGgcgacacaccacttcatacagcGGCAGCAGAgtggggatctacagagtgtgttgatttgttactgaaggctggagctgctgttaatgtacagaatgatAGAgatgacacaccacttcatgcAGCAGCATGGTGTGGATCTGGAGAGAGTGTGGATGCGCTtttgaaggctggagctgatgttaacatgcagaatgatacaggtgacacaccacttcatagagcagcatcagcatcagcatcagaaGCATGGTGgagatctacagagtgtgttgatgtgttgctgaaggctggagctgatgttaatgtacagaatgatacaggtgacacaccacttcatgtaGCAGCAGGGTGGCAATCTACTGGGCgtcttgatgtgttactgaaggctggagctgatgttaatgtacagaataatacaggttaCACgccacttcatagagcagcagAGGGGATATCTGCacagtgtgttagtgtgttactaaaggctggagctgatgtcaATGTACAGAATAAAACAGGTGACACGCCACTTCACACAGCGGCATGGTGCAGATCTACACATAGTATtgatgtgttgctgaaggctggagctgatgttaatgtacagaacaATACAGgtaacacaccacttcatagagcagcagCAAACACGTCTACACACTGTGTTGAAGTGTTACTGAAGGctagagctgatgttaatgtacagaataatacaggtgacacaccacttcatagagcaaCAGCAAGGACATCTATAGAGTGTGTTGGCGTGTTACAGACAGATgcagctgatgttaatgtacagaataatacaggtgacacaacaCTTCACAGAGCAGCAGCAAGGAcatctacagagtgtgttgatgtgttactgacaGATGCAGCTTATGTTACTGTACAgcataatacaggtgacacacctgTTCATATGGCAGAGTGGGGATTTACAAAGTGTGTTGatatgttactgaaggctggagctgatgttaatgtacagaataattcAGGACAGAAACCTCTGCACTAG